From the Burkholderia glumae LMG 2196 = ATCC 33617 genome, one window contains:
- a CDS encoding ShlB/FhaC/HecB family hemolysin secretion/activation protein, with protein MNKNIGRRVRPSASARGVGANRRVHRGLLRRIAPICGASWAVLHLHLAAAQAVDPLAEQEQRRRAQQQQIERERAAHAPNVTLQAPAAPAVDDGRLPAETPCFRIDSLALEVPPGLSEAVEAAGARALLPNPLFPGELRFADEYLQRYRGRCVGTQGLNLIVHRVMSRLIERGYSTTRVLIGPQDLSSGKLRLQLIPGVISAIRFADPSIYGTWRNAFPTRPGQLLNLRDLEQGLEQMKRVPDQDVDMQIVPGAAVGESDVVIFVKRTKPWALTLSADDSGFKSTGQLQGSASLTIDNPLGLSDLLNLGYTHDINGHASKYGTHGASAFYSIPWGNWTFTATASQYDYHQQIAEASTALVSSGKSKTFDLKAEYQFYRNQVQKNSIEFRVGRRDRRPRGPERQAGRHAEQCAGQLVSNADLSVTSGAVLTNTGGVINASGNGSV; from the coding sequence ATGAACAAGAATATCGGCCGGCGCGTCCGGCCATCCGCAAGCGCGCGCGGCGTCGGGGCCAACCGTCGCGTGCATCGAGGGCTGCTGCGCCGGATCGCGCCGATCTGCGGCGCGTCATGGGCCGTCCTGCATCTGCACCTGGCCGCCGCGCAGGCCGTCGATCCGCTCGCCGAGCAGGAGCAGCGCCGCCGCGCGCAGCAGCAGCAGATCGAGCGCGAGCGCGCCGCACACGCGCCGAACGTCACGCTGCAGGCGCCCGCGGCGCCGGCCGTGGACGACGGCAGGCTGCCCGCCGAGACACCTTGTTTTCGCATCGATTCACTCGCGCTCGAGGTGCCGCCGGGCCTCAGCGAAGCCGTGGAGGCGGCCGGTGCCCGCGCGCTGCTGCCGAACCCGCTGTTTCCCGGCGAACTGCGCTTTGCCGACGAGTACCTGCAGCGCTATCGCGGCCGGTGCGTCGGCACGCAGGGCCTCAACCTGATCGTGCATCGCGTGATGTCGCGGCTGATCGAGCGCGGCTACTCCACCACGCGCGTGCTGATCGGGCCGCAGGATCTGTCGAGCGGCAAGCTCAGGCTGCAATTGATTCCCGGCGTGATCAGCGCGATCCGCTTCGCCGATCCGTCGATCTATGGCACCTGGCGCAATGCGTTTCCGACCCGGCCCGGCCAATTGCTGAACCTGCGCGATCTGGAGCAGGGCCTCGAGCAGATGAAGCGCGTGCCGGACCAGGACGTCGATATGCAGATCGTGCCGGGCGCGGCGGTCGGCGAGAGCGATGTGGTGATTTTCGTCAAGCGCACGAAGCCGTGGGCGCTGACGCTGAGCGCCGACGACAGCGGCTTCAAGTCCACCGGTCAGCTGCAGGGCAGCGCGAGCCTCACGATCGACAATCCGCTCGGGCTGTCGGACCTGCTCAATCTCGGCTACACGCACGACATCAACGGCCATGCGAGCAAGTACGGCACGCACGGGGCGAGCGCGTTCTATTCGATTCCGTGGGGCAACTGGACCTTCACCGCCACCGCGAGCCAGTATGACTATCATCAGCAGATCGCGGAGGCGTCCACGGCGCTGGTGTCGAGCGGCAAGTCGAAGACCTTCGACCTGAAGGCGGAGTACCAGTTCTACCGCAACCAGGTGCAGAAGAACTCGATCGAGTTTCGCGTGGGGCGGCGCGATCGGCGGCCACGCGGCCCTGAGCGCCAAGCTGGCCGGCACGCTGAACAATGCGCAGGGCAATTGGTCTCGAACGCGGACCTTTCCGTGACGAGCGGCGCGGTGCTGACCAATACCGGCGGGGTGATCAACGCGAGCGGCAACGGCAGCGTGTAG
- a CDS encoding indolepyruvate ferredoxin oxidoreductase family protein, whose translation MTARLPIDGSPPLADYRLADNLTATRGRVFLTGTQALVRLLLMQRALDAARGVDSAGFVSGYRGSPLGMVDQQMWKAKKLLDASRVRFLPAINEELGGTAVLGTQRVEADPERTVEGVFAMWYGKGPGVDRAADALKHGNAYGASPHGGVLVVAGDDHGCVSSSMPHQSDFSMIGWQMPIVNPSNIADMLEFGLYGWALSRFSGAWVGFKAISETVESGSTVDLDALATEWPAPEGFVAPAGGLHNRWPDLPSLSIEARLAAKLDAVRHFARANSIDRWIARSEHASIGIVTCGKAHLDLMEALRRLDLTVADLDAAGVRIYKVGLSFPLETTRLDTFVEGLDEVLVIEEKGPVIEQQIKDHLYNRTAGARPRVFGKHDEHGAPLLSALGELRPSRVLPVFAAWLARHRPALDRRERVGELIAPEMLSNAADAVRRTPYFCSGCPHNTSTKVPEGSVAQAGIGCHFMASWMERDTTGLIQMGGEGVDWAAHAMFTNTRHVFQNLGDGTYFHSGILAIRQAVAARATLTYKILYNDAVAMTGGQPVDGSLSVPQIARQVEAEGVSRFVVVSDEPQKYDGHRDQFPKGTTFHHRDELDAVQRELRDTDGVTVLIYDQTCAAEKRRRRKKGEYPDPPKRAFINEAVCEGCGDCGVQSNCLSVEPVETELGRKRRIDQSSCNKDYSCVNGFCPSFVTVEGAALKKAAGFGFDEAALAARVAALPVPAARLAAAPYDLLVTGVGGTGVVTVGALISMAAHLEGHSASVLDFMGFAQKGGAVLSYVRIAARDEWLNQVRIDTQQADVLLACDMVVGASADALQTVRHARTRVVVNTHPIPNASFVRDPDASLHADALLDKMRHAAGAAFVTDCDAQALAARFLGDTIGANILMLGFAWQQGLVPVSHAALMRAIELNGVAVPANRLAFAIGRMAAGDPAALEALWRAQHAAPAAAEPAPRSLDQLVEDRAARLAAYGGPRYVARYRALVEAARATGDARVAEAVATTFHKLLAVKDEYEVARLYSDGTFRAALAAQFDGVAGRDYRVSFHLAPPAIARADPGGRPRKRRFGGWIWPVLGVLARLRALRGTPLDPFGRTEERRMERALADDYEATMTRAFEVMDAHNADLVAALAALPARVRGYGAVKLASVAAMKRAEQPLALRAGVSAATSAAVARAIESIKGAGALRGIPVVVAK comes from the coding sequence ATGACCGCCCGCCTGCCGATCGACGGCTCCCCGCCGCTGGCCGACTACCGCCTCGCCGACAACCTCACCGCCACGCGCGGCCGCGTGTTCCTGACCGGCACCCAGGCGCTGGTGCGCCTGCTGCTGATGCAGCGCGCGCTCGACGCGGCGCGCGGCGTCGATTCGGCCGGCTTCGTCAGCGGCTACCGCGGCTCGCCGCTCGGCATGGTCGATCAGCAGATGTGGAAGGCCAAGAAGCTGCTCGACGCGAGCCGCGTGCGCTTCCTGCCCGCGATCAACGAGGAGCTGGGCGGCACCGCGGTGCTCGGCACGCAGCGCGTGGAGGCGGACCCGGAGCGTACCGTCGAAGGCGTGTTCGCGATGTGGTACGGCAAGGGGCCGGGCGTCGATCGCGCGGCCGACGCGCTCAAGCACGGCAACGCCTATGGGGCGTCGCCGCACGGCGGCGTGCTGGTGGTGGCCGGCGACGACCACGGCTGCGTGTCGTCGTCGATGCCGCACCAGAGCGACTTCTCGATGATCGGCTGGCAGATGCCGATCGTGAATCCGTCGAACATCGCCGACATGCTCGAGTTCGGCCTGTACGGCTGGGCGCTGTCGCGCTTCTCGGGCGCCTGGGTCGGCTTCAAGGCGATCTCGGAGACGGTGGAGTCGGGCTCGACCGTCGACCTCGACGCGCTCGCCACCGAGTGGCCCGCGCCGGAAGGCTTCGTCGCGCCGGCGGGCGGCCTGCACAACCGCTGGCCCGATTTGCCGAGCCTGAGCATCGAGGCGCGGCTCGCGGCCAAGCTCGACGCGGTGCGCCACTTCGCGCGCGCCAACAGCATCGATCGCTGGATCGCGCGCAGCGAGCACGCCAGCATCGGCATCGTCACCTGCGGCAAGGCGCATCTGGACCTGATGGAAGCGCTGCGCCGGCTCGACCTGACGGTGGCCGATCTCGACGCGGCCGGCGTGCGCATCTACAAGGTCGGCCTGTCGTTCCCGCTCGAGACCACGCGCCTCGACACGTTCGTCGAGGGCCTGGACGAAGTGCTCGTGATCGAGGAGAAGGGGCCGGTGATCGAGCAGCAGATCAAGGATCATCTCTACAACCGCACCGCGGGCGCGCGCCCGCGCGTGTTCGGCAAGCACGACGAACACGGCGCGCCGCTGCTGTCGGCGCTCGGCGAACTGCGCCCCTCGCGCGTGCTGCCGGTGTTCGCGGCCTGGCTCGCGCGCCACCGTCCGGCGCTGGACCGGCGCGAGCGCGTGGGCGAGCTGATCGCGCCGGAGATGCTTTCCAACGCGGCCGACGCGGTCAGGCGCACGCCGTATTTCTGCTCGGGCTGCCCGCACAACACCTCGACGAAGGTGCCCGAGGGGTCGGTCGCGCAGGCCGGGATCGGCTGCCACTTCATGGCCTCGTGGATGGAGCGCGACACCACCGGCCTGATCCAGATGGGCGGCGAGGGCGTGGACTGGGCCGCGCATGCGATGTTCACCAACACGCGCCACGTGTTCCAGAACCTCGGCGACGGCACCTACTTTCATTCGGGCATTCTCGCGATCCGCCAGGCGGTGGCCGCGCGCGCGACGCTCACCTACAAGATCCTCTACAACGACGCGGTGGCGATGACGGGCGGCCAGCCGGTGGACGGCAGCCTGTCGGTGCCGCAGATCGCGCGGCAGGTGGAGGCCGAGGGCGTGTCGCGCTTCGTGGTGGTGTCCGACGAGCCGCAGAAGTACGACGGCCATCGCGACCAGTTCCCGAAGGGCACCACCTTCCATCATCGCGACGAACTCGACGCCGTGCAGCGCGAGCTGCGCGACACCGACGGCGTGACGGTGCTGATCTACGACCAGACCTGCGCGGCCGAGAAGCGGCGCCGCCGCAAGAAGGGCGAGTATCCCGATCCGCCGAAGCGCGCCTTCATCAACGAGGCCGTCTGCGAGGGCTGCGGCGACTGCGGCGTGCAGTCCAACTGCCTGTCGGTCGAGCCGGTCGAGACCGAGCTGGGCCGCAAGCGCCGCATCGACCAGTCGTCGTGCAACAAGGATTACTCGTGCGTGAACGGCTTCTGCCCGAGCTTCGTGACGGTGGAGGGCGCGGCGCTGAAGAAGGCGGCCGGCTTCGGGTTCGACGAGGCCGCGCTGGCCGCGCGCGTGGCGGCGCTGCCGGTGCCGGCCGCGCGGCTTGCGGCGGCGCCCTACGACCTGCTGGTCACGGGCGTGGGCGGCACCGGCGTGGTCACGGTGGGCGCGCTGATCAGCATGGCCGCGCATCTGGAAGGCCACAGCGCGTCGGTGCTCGATTTCATGGGCTTCGCGCAGAAGGGCGGCGCGGTGCTCTCGTACGTGCGGATCGCCGCGCGCGACGAGTGGCTCAACCAGGTGCGCATCGACACGCAGCAGGCCGACGTGCTGCTCGCCTGCGACATGGTGGTGGGCGCCAGCGCCGACGCGCTGCAGACGGTGCGCCATGCCCGCACGCGCGTGGTGGTCAATACCCACCCGATTCCGAACGCGTCGTTCGTGCGCGATCCGGACGCGAGCCTGCACGCCGACGCGCTGCTCGACAAGATGCGCCACGCGGCCGGTGCTGCGTTCGTGACCGATTGCGACGCGCAGGCGCTCGCGGCCAGGTTCCTCGGCGACACCATCGGCGCGAACATCCTGATGCTCGGCTTCGCCTGGCAGCAGGGGCTGGTGCCGGTCTCGCACGCGGCGCTGATGCGCGCGATCGAGCTGAACGGCGTGGCGGTGCCGGCCAATCGCCTCGCGTTCGCGATCGGGCGCATGGCCGCGGGCGACCCGGCCGCGCTCGAGGCGCTCTGGCGCGCGCAGCACGCGGCGCCGGCCGCGGCCGAGCCGGCGCCGCGCTCGCTCGACCAACTGGTGGAGGATCGCGCCGCGCGCCTGGCCGCCTACGGCGGGCCGCGCTACGTCGCGCGCTACCGCGCGCTGGTGGAGGCGGCGCGCGCCACCGGCGACGCGCGCGTGGCCGAGGCGGTGGCCACCACGTTCCACAAGCTGCTCGCGGTGAAGGACGAATACGAGGTCGCGCGGCTCTATAGCGACGGCACGTTTCGCGCGGCACTGGCCGCGCAGTTCGACGGCGTGGCCGGGCGCGACTACCGCGTGAGCTTCCACCTGGCGCCGCCCGCCATCGCCAGGGCGGACCCGGGCGGGCGGCCGAGGAAGCGGCGCTTCGGCGGCTGGATCTGGCCGGTGCTCGGCGTGCTGGCGCGCCTGCGCGCGCTGCGCGGCACGCCGCTCGACCCGTTCGGCCGCACCGAGGAGCGCCGCATGGAGCGCGCGCTCGCCGACGATTACGAGGCCACCATGACGCGCGCGTTCGAGGTGATGGACGCGCACAACGCCGACCTGGTGGCCGCGCTCGCGGCGCTGCCGGCCCGCGTGCGCGGCTACGGCGCCGTGAAGCTCGCGAGCGTGGCCGCGATGAAGCGCGCCGAGCAGCCGCTCGCGCTGCGCGCCGGCGTGAGCGCGGCGACCAGCGCGGCGGTGGCGCGGGCGATCGAGTCGATCAAGGGTGCCGGCGCGCTGCGCGGGATCCCGGTGGTGGTCGCGAAGTAA
- a CDS encoding Na+/H+ antiporter — protein MEIVFTVLILLLAVALSGIVIRLLPWRPPLPLLQIAFGAVLAWPRLNLHVTFDPELFMLLFIPPLLFADGWRIPKRELYLQRRAILMLAFGLVFITVVAVGYFAHWLIPELPLPVAFALAAVLSPTDAVALSGIAGRGRIAPQLMHILEGEALMNDASGLVALKFAIAAALTGLFSLRDASITFVIVASGGLAVGALLAWLFSALSTRFLNAAQEGDPAPGIVMTLLIPFASYLIAEHFGLSGILSAVAAGMMMNYTSFSRSSTVAARVRAESTWSMIEFVFNGMVFIMLGLQMPQIIGRALLSAHHESDARMLAMIGYVIAMLGALYAIRFTWIWLLRSIASRRAARRGMPGALPGFRTISLMTVGGVRGAVTLAGVLSLPVALGNGTPLAGRDTAIFVASGVILGSLLVAVVGLPLLLRGMRTVPHPHAHEERAARAAAAQAAIRAIDATHDTLTADLDEADAARCADITARVMDRYRRRLVALDDGEDAATLRAEAKQAERMELQMKIAAVRAERAALYRMRTEQKINDVTLAKLMREVDLSETALSTRKKGLV, from the coding sequence ATGGAAATCGTCTTCACCGTCCTGATCCTGCTGCTTGCCGTGGCGCTGTCCGGCATCGTGATCCGGCTGCTGCCGTGGCGCCCGCCGCTGCCGCTGCTGCAGATCGCGTTCGGCGCCGTGCTGGCCTGGCCGCGGCTGAACCTGCACGTCACCTTCGATCCCGAGCTGTTCATGCTGCTGTTCATTCCGCCGCTGCTGTTCGCGGACGGCTGGCGGATTCCGAAGCGCGAGCTCTACCTCCAGCGGCGCGCGATCCTGATGCTCGCGTTCGGGCTGGTGTTCATCACGGTGGTGGCGGTGGGCTACTTCGCGCACTGGCTGATTCCGGAGCTGCCGCTGCCGGTGGCGTTCGCGCTGGCCGCGGTGCTCTCGCCCACCGACGCGGTGGCGCTGTCGGGCATCGCCGGCCGGGGCAGGATCGCGCCGCAGCTGATGCATATCCTGGAAGGCGAGGCGCTGATGAACGACGCCTCCGGCCTGGTGGCGCTGAAGTTCGCGATCGCGGCCGCGCTCACCGGCCTGTTCTCGCTGCGCGACGCCTCGATCACCTTCGTGATCGTCGCCTCGGGCGGGCTCGCGGTGGGCGCGCTGCTGGCCTGGCTGTTCAGCGCGCTCTCCACGCGCTTCTTGAACGCCGCGCAGGAGGGCGACCCGGCGCCGGGCATCGTGATGACGCTGCTGATCCCGTTCGCGTCCTACCTGATCGCCGAGCACTTCGGGCTGTCGGGCATTCTGTCGGCGGTGGCGGCCGGGATGATGATGAACTACACGAGCTTCTCGCGCAGCAGCACGGTGGCCGCGCGGGTGCGCGCCGAGAGCACCTGGTCGATGATCGAGTTCGTGTTCAACGGCATGGTGTTCATCATGCTGGGCCTGCAGATGCCGCAGATCATCGGCCGCGCGCTGCTGTCGGCGCACCACGAGAGCGACGCGCGGATGCTGGCGATGATCGGCTACGTGATCGCGATGCTGGGCGCGCTCTACGCGATCCGCTTCACCTGGATCTGGCTGCTGCGCTCGATCGCGAGCCGCCGCGCGGCGCGGCGCGGCATGCCCGGCGCCTTGCCGGGGTTTCGCACCATCTCGCTGATGACGGTGGGTGGCGTGCGCGGCGCGGTCACGCTGGCCGGCGTGCTGTCGCTGCCGGTCGCGCTCGGCAACGGCACGCCGCTGGCCGGCCGCGACACGGCGATCTTCGTCGCCTCGGGGGTGATCCTCGGCTCGCTGCTGGTGGCCGTGGTCGGGCTGCCGCTGCTGCTGCGCGGGATGCGCACCGTCCCGCATCCGCATGCGCACGAGGAGCGCGCGGCGCGCGCGGCGGCCGCGCAGGCCGCGATCCGCGCGATCGACGCGACCCACGACACGCTGACCGCCGATCTCGACGAGGCCGACGCCGCGCGCTGCGCCGACATCACCGCGCGCGTGATGGATCGATACCGGCGCCGCCTGGTGGCGCTCGACGACGGCGAGGACGCCGCCACGCTGCGCGCGGAGGCCAAGCAGGCCGAGCGCATGGAGCTGCAGATGAAGATCGCGGCGGTGCGCGCCGAACGCGCGGCGCTGTACCGGATGCGCACCGAACAGAAGATCAACGACGTGACGCTCGCCAAGCTGATGCGCGAGGTCGATCTGTCGGAGACGGCCCTGTCCACGCGCAAGAAAGGGCTCGTCTGA
- a CDS encoding glycoside hydrolase family 64 protein, which translates to MRQRQFPSLAGISIRILASASLIVMHAGAQAASAGPAAPAAFPASGTTLNLVNGTHGAYPDSRVYWTLVGMDPANHNRYVHVDCAGTLVPMSAADDAQQTKNGIGYANYSNALSQCKSITIPAISSARLYLTVGSTLYLQAVGNPVTGYTGPNLENPADPNIDVTFDFIEFDTNAANFFGNTTRVDQFGLPLELRLQGQGGYDQTVGETETRAALFQAYRQQVPTPFQGLVQAPYRIVAPAHGSFKPGGANATYLDSYIQSIWNLYSSRTLTFTDAQGTFTGRVVNGQFRFTDGQGTYYVNRMPTTQEVLLGNGPLNDATNAAPGLPTAKQLQIQAQLCAALNRHVAENPALWSSAGSFYASQPTNSYSQFWHAHAINHLSYGFSYDDVSGFSASLVATNPTVATITVGW; encoded by the coding sequence ATGAGACAAAGGCAATTCCCATCGCTGGCCGGCATATCGATAAGAATTCTCGCCTCGGCAAGCTTGATCGTCATGCACGCCGGCGCGCAGGCGGCATCGGCCGGGCCGGCGGCGCCGGCGGCCTTTCCGGCCTCGGGCACCACGCTCAATCTCGTCAACGGCACCCACGGCGCCTACCCGGACAGTCGGGTGTACTGGACGCTGGTGGGCATGGACCCGGCCAACCACAACCGCTACGTGCACGTCGACTGCGCGGGCACGCTGGTGCCGATGAGCGCCGCCGACGACGCCCAGCAAACCAAGAACGGCATCGGCTACGCGAACTACTCGAACGCGCTGTCGCAATGCAAGTCGATCACGATCCCGGCCATCAGCTCGGCGCGGCTCTACCTGACGGTGGGCAGCACGCTGTACCTGCAGGCGGTGGGCAATCCGGTCACCGGCTACACCGGCCCCAACCTCGAGAATCCGGCCGATCCGAACATCGACGTGACGTTCGATTTCATCGAGTTCGACACCAATGCCGCGAACTTCTTCGGCAACACCACGCGCGTCGACCAGTTCGGCTTGCCGCTCGAGCTGCGCCTGCAGGGACAGGGCGGCTACGACCAGACGGTGGGGGAAACCGAAACGCGCGCGGCGCTGTTCCAGGCCTACCGGCAGCAGGTGCCGACGCCGTTCCAGGGCCTCGTGCAGGCGCCGTACCGGATCGTCGCGCCCGCGCACGGCAGCTTCAAGCCGGGCGGCGCCAACGCGACCTATCTCGACAGCTACATCCAGTCGATCTGGAATCTCTACAGCAGCCGGACGCTCACCTTCACCGACGCGCAGGGCACCTTCACGGGCCGCGTCGTGAACGGCCAATTCCGGTTCACCGACGGCCAGGGCACGTACTACGTCAACCGCATGCCGACCACCCAGGAAGTGCTGCTCGGCAACGGCCCGCTCAACGACGCCACCAACGCCGCGCCGGGCCTGCCCACCGCCAAGCAGCTGCAGATCCAGGCGCAGCTCTGCGCGGCGCTGAACCGGCACGTGGCGGAAAATCCCGCGCTCTGGAGCAGCGCCGGCTCGTTCTACGCCTCGCAGCCGACCAACTCGTATTCGCAGTTCTGGCATGCGCACGCCATCAACCATCTCAGCTACGGATTCTCCTACGACGACGTGAGCGGATTCAGCGCGTCGCTGGTGGCCACCAATCCGACCGTCGCCACGATCACGGTGGGCTGGTAA
- a CDS encoding sulfate ABC transporter substrate-binding protein, which produces MTQTQRIGRWLIAGAAAALVAAAPAVQADTALLNVSYDVTRELYKDIDAGFVAAWKQRSGETVSVRQSHGASSAQALSVLQGLQADVVTMNQPNDIDLLAERGHLLPKDWRRRLPDNSSPYSTTMVFLVRHGNPKQIHDWSDLARPGVQVVIANPKTSGNGRYAYLAAWGYQKLKGASDEQALGFEKAIFRNVPVLDAGGRGATTTFTQRGIGDVLVTFENEVALMDAGSAGGQFDAVYPSTSILAEPPVALVDKVVDKKGTRKVAQAYLDYLYSPAGQEIIAKHHLRPRDAGVLKQHAAEFKPLKTFSVEQVFGSWDTVQKTHFADGGTFDRIIVDRK; this is translated from the coding sequence ATGACTCAGACGCAACGGATCGGCCGCTGGCTGATCGCGGGCGCGGCGGCGGCGCTCGTCGCGGCGGCGCCGGCCGTGCAGGCGGACACCGCGCTGCTCAACGTGTCCTACGACGTGACGCGCGAGCTCTACAAGGACATCGACGCGGGCTTCGTGGCGGCCTGGAAGCAGCGCAGCGGCGAGACCGTCTCGGTGCGCCAGTCGCACGGCGCGTCGAGCGCGCAGGCGCTGTCGGTGCTGCAGGGCCTGCAGGCCGACGTGGTGACGATGAACCAGCCGAACGACATCGATCTGCTCGCCGAGCGCGGCCATCTGCTGCCGAAGGACTGGCGCCGGCGGCTGCCCGACAACAGCTCGCCGTATTCCACCACGATGGTGTTCCTGGTGCGCCACGGCAATCCGAAGCAGATTCACGACTGGAGCGATCTGGCCCGGCCCGGCGTGCAGGTGGTGATCGCGAACCCGAAGACCTCGGGCAACGGCCGCTACGCGTATCTGGCCGCGTGGGGCTACCAGAAGCTCAAGGGCGCGAGCGACGAGCAGGCGCTCGGCTTCGAGAAGGCGATCTTCCGCAACGTGCCGGTGCTCGACGCGGGCGGCCGCGGCGCGACCACCACCTTCACGCAGCGCGGCATCGGCGACGTGCTGGTGACCTTCGAGAACGAGGTGGCGCTGATGGACGCCGGCAGCGCGGGCGGGCAGTTCGATGCCGTCTATCCGTCCACCAGCATCCTGGCCGAGCCGCCGGTGGCGCTGGTCGACAAGGTGGTCGACAAGAAGGGCACGCGCAAGGTGGCGCAGGCCTACCTCGATTACCTGTATTCGCCGGCCGGGCAGGAGATCATCGCGAAACATCATCTGCGCCCGCGCGATGCGGGCGTGCTGAAGCAGCATGCGGCGGAGTTCAAGCCGCTGAAGACGTTCAGCGTCGAGCAGGTGTTCGGCAGTTGGGACACCGTGCAGAAGACGCATTTCGCGGACGGCGGCACGTTCGACCGGATCATCGTCGACCGGAAGTAG
- a CDS encoding RBBP9/YdeN family alpha/beta hydrolase produces the protein MSNCSKASAWPPRVVTVPGLHGSEAAHWQTWLERQFAHTLRVQQDDWEAPHLARWSGAVRDTLARERGPFVLAAHSFGCLAAAHALQRGELGAEVVGVLFVAPANPVKFAFAGTFEAHRLPVPSILIGSETDPWMTLADAREMARRFGSAFVNLGDAGHVNTAAGFGPWPRAKYLIDTLVHCAAPQRFRGAPRDPAALPAAPRRDFAFAV, from the coding sequence ATGTCCAACTGCAGCAAAGCGTCGGCGTGGCCGCCGCGTGTCGTGACCGTGCCCGGCCTGCATGGCAGCGAGGCTGCGCACTGGCAGACCTGGCTCGAGCGCCAGTTCGCGCATACGCTGCGCGTGCAGCAGGACGACTGGGAGGCGCCGCATCTGGCGCGCTGGTCCGGCGCGGTGCGCGACACGCTCGCGCGCGAGCGCGGCCCGTTCGTGCTGGCCGCGCACAGCTTCGGCTGCCTCGCCGCCGCGCATGCGCTGCAGCGCGGCGAACTGGGCGCCGAGGTGGTCGGCGTGCTGTTCGTCGCGCCGGCCAACCCGGTGAAATTCGCCTTTGCGGGGACGTTCGAGGCGCACCGGCTGCCGGTGCCGTCGATCCTGATCGGCAGCGAGACCGATCCGTGGATGACGCTCGCCGACGCGCGCGAGATGGCGCGCCGGTTCGGCAGCGCGTTCGTCAACCTCGGCGACGCGGGCCACGTCAACACCGCGGCCGGCTTCGGGCCATGGCCGCGCGCCAAATACCTCATCGATACGCTGGTGCATTGCGCGGCGCCGCAGCGGTTTCGCGGGGCGCCGCGCGACCCGGCCGCCTTGCCGGCGGCGCCGCGGCGCGACTTCGCGTTCGCGGTCTGA
- a CDS encoding sensor domain-containing phosphodiesterase produces MTTIQQERPVAVTGSAYRFEREVTSGFERVATRHRDLSLSSMFQPIFSLSHQRAVGYEGLLRAHDALDRVVAPVDVFGEAARHGDVMLVDRLAQALHLENFSLLGAAREWLFLNVHPGVLTDQFQTAALLANLKRLGISPRRVVLEVLEQRADDLDRLAEAVKAFREHGFLIALDDFGAGHSNIERIWQLNPDIVKLDRIMLSHAQHRSGQTAILHGLVTLLHEAGKLVLIEGIETEHDAQVALACEADFVQGYFFGRPAPGLADGATASACIGELTERYRSQTEARERRDAQRIAPYLRAFERAAERLSAGESLDEVCWNFLSLDDAARCFLLDAQGRQADSNVVRRADRALHEMRFAPLSDAQGANWLRRPYFRAAIAEPQRVHVTRPYLSINEALPCVTLSIAIRIADSLCVLCGDIDWPEAGPAG; encoded by the coding sequence GTGACGACGATTCAGCAGGAGCGCCCGGTGGCGGTGACGGGATCGGCATACCGCTTCGAGCGCGAGGTGACGTCCGGTTTCGAGCGCGTCGCGACGCGCCATCGCGACCTGTCGCTGTCGAGCATGTTTCAGCCGATCTTCAGCCTGTCGCACCAGCGGGCGGTCGGCTACGAGGGGCTGCTGCGCGCGCACGATGCGCTCGACCGCGTGGTCGCGCCGGTGGACGTGTTCGGCGAGGCGGCGCGGCATGGCGACGTGATGCTGGTGGACCGGCTGGCGCAGGCGCTGCATCTCGAGAATTTCTCGCTGCTCGGCGCCGCGCGCGAGTGGCTGTTCCTGAACGTCCATCCGGGCGTGCTGACCGACCAGTTCCAGACCGCCGCGCTGCTCGCGAACCTGAAGCGGCTGGGCATCTCGCCGCGGCGCGTGGTGCTCGAGGTGCTGGAGCAGCGCGCCGACGATCTCGACCGGCTCGCCGAGGCCGTCAAGGCGTTTCGCGAGCACGGCTTCCTGATCGCGCTCGACGATTTCGGCGCCGGTCATTCGAACATCGAGCGGATCTGGCAGCTGAACCCCGACATCGTCAAGCTCGACCGCATCATGCTGTCCCACGCCCAGCACCGCAGCGGCCAGACCGCGATCCTGCACGGGCTCGTCACGCTGCTGCACGAGGCCGGCAAGCTGGTGCTGATCGAGGGCATCGAGACCGAGCACGACGCGCAGGTCGCGCTCGCCTGCGAGGCCGATTTCGTGCAGGGCTACTTCTTTGGCCGGCCGGCGCCGGGGCTGGCCGACGGCGCCACCGCGTCGGCCTGCATCGGCGAGCTGACCGAGCGCTACCGCAGCCAGACCGAGGCGCGCGAGCGGCGCGACGCGCAGCGCATCGCGCCGTACCTGCGCGCCTTCGAGCGCGCGGCGGAGCGGCTCTCGGCGGGCGAATCGCTCGACGAGGTGTGCTGGAACTTCCTCTCGCTCGACGATGCGGCGCGCTGCTTCCTGCTCGACGCGCAGGGCCGGCAGGCCGACAGCAACGTGGTGCGGCGCGCCGATCGGGCGCTGCACGAGATGCGCTTCGCGCCGCTGTCGGACGCGCAGGGCGCGAACTGGCTGCGCCGGCCGTATTTCCGCGCGGCGATCGCCGAGCCGCAGCGCGTCCACGTGACGAGGCCGTACCTGTCGATCAACGAGGCGCTGCCGTGCGTGACGCTGTCGATCGCGATCCGGATCGCGGATTCGCTGTGCGTGCTGTGCGGGGATATCGACTGGCCGGAGGCGGGCCCGGCGGGGTAG